The Hahella sp. HNIBRBA332 genome window below encodes:
- a CDS encoding Gfo/Idh/MocA family protein, translated as MNSNQPKNFALIGAAGYIAPRHMKAIKDTDNKLIAALDKSDSVGIIDSYFPETRFFTEFERFDRHIEKLRRLSLSKESLDYVSICSPNYLHDAHVRFAFRSGAHAICEKPIVLNPWNLDGLQEIELATGRKVYNILQLRLHPALLALKKSIQEEKKPHKHQVDLTYVTSRGSWYLSSWKGDESKSGGIATNIGVHFFDMLFWLFGKVQRNEVHLYSPTKASGYLEYENANVRWYLSIDESDLPEECVSSSQRTYRSITVDGEEVEFSGGFTDLHTESYKDILSGGGFGIDDARTAIQIVHDIRNSKCRPSPTSPHPFAKNKL; from the coding sequence ATGAACAGTAACCAACCTAAAAACTTCGCATTGATTGGCGCTGCTGGGTACATTGCCCCCAGACATATGAAGGCTATAAAAGACACGGACAACAAACTCATTGCCGCCTTGGATAAAAGCGACTCTGTAGGAATTATCGACTCTTATTTTCCTGAAACCCGTTTCTTCACAGAATTCGAAAGATTTGATCGGCACATTGAAAAGTTAAGGCGCCTCTCCCTTTCTAAAGAGTCTCTTGATTACGTTTCTATTTGTTCCCCGAACTACCTGCATGATGCCCATGTACGTTTCGCTTTTCGCTCTGGGGCTCACGCCATTTGTGAGAAGCCAATTGTATTAAATCCGTGGAACTTAGATGGCTTACAAGAGATTGAGCTAGCAACTGGCAGGAAAGTATATAATATCCTCCAACTTAGATTGCACCCAGCTTTACTTGCCTTAAAAAAAAGCATTCAAGAAGAGAAAAAGCCTCATAAGCATCAGGTCGATTTAACCTATGTCACATCACGTGGAAGTTGGTATCTCTCTTCATGGAAAGGAGATGAGTCAAAGTCAGGCGGAATTGCGACCAATATCGGCGTACACTTTTTCGACATGCTGTTCTGGCTTTTCGGAAAAGTACAGCGAAACGAAGTTCATTTATATTCTCCAACGAAAGCTTCTGGCTATTTGGAATACGAGAATGCCAATGTTAGATGGTATTTATCCATTGATGAGAGTGACCTGCCAGAAGAATGCGTTTCTAGTAGCCAGAGAACCTATCGCTCAATAACTGTTGATGGCGAAGAAGTAGAATTTTCTGGCGGTTTTACAGACCTTCATACTGAAAGCTACAAAGATATTCTTTCTGGAGGAGGGTTTGGAATTGATGACGCGCGAACAGCCATACAAATTGTTCATGACATCCGTAATAGCAAATGTCGCCCTTCTCCTACATCACCACACCCTTTTGCAAAAAATAAGTTATGA
- a CDS encoding SlyX family protein: MEQRVTDLETKLAFLDDLITSLNDTIYQQDRRIEKLESQLDNLREQLDSVRELLPEDGEEGPPPHY; encoded by the coding sequence ATGGAACAAAGAGTCACCGACCTGGAAACCAAGCTTGCTTTCCTGGACGACCTGATCACATCACTCAACGATACGATCTACCAGCAAGACAGGCGGATTGAAAAACTGGAGAGCCAGCTGGACAACCTGCGTGAGCAGCTTGATAGCGTGAGAGAGCTGTTGCCTGAAGATGGGGAAGAAGGGCCTCCTCCGCACTACTAG